The genomic DNA TCGCGGGCATGGTCTGGTTCAGCTTCCTGGCCCCCGGCCAGAACCCGATGGTGGCGCTGCTGCCCGCCCAGCTGATCGTCGGCCTCGGGCTCGGCATGGTCTTCGTGACCGTCACCGTCATCAGCGTCCGCGGCGTCGAACCGCAGGCGACCGGGGCCGCATCCGGCCTGGTCAACACCGCCCAGCAGATCGGTGGAGCGATCGGCCTGGCGGCGCTGGCCGCCGCCGCCACCGTGGTCACCGAGAACGAGCTGCCGGGCAGCGTGCCCGACGCGCTGACCACCGGATACTCCTACGGTTTCCTGCTCGGAGGCGGCCTGTACCTGCTGGCCCTGGTCGTCGCCCTGGTGACCGCCCCCGCGACCGCCCCCCAGCCGCAGCGCGACATGCAGCACCCCCCGGTCGCGCTGTGACCGTCCGGCGGCCCCGCCTTGTCCCCCGGGGCGGGCCGCCGGAGCCCCCGACCACAGGACCGCGGGGCGGCACACGCCACCGGATGCTCCCGGACACCGCCCGTATACTCGGGCAGGAGGTGCTGTTCTTGCGGTATGAACGCGACGCCGGGCGAGGCCCCGTCACACGGACCGAGGAGACCGCGGAAGTCCCCGGTGTACTCCCGGAGGCACTCACCGACTTCATCGGATACCTCCTGCGCCGGGTCCACGCCCAGTTCTCCTCGACCGGCACCGGCGGCGACGCGGACTCCCGCGACTTCCTGGTCCTGGACGCGCTCACCGGCCACGACTGGGAGTCCCAGCTCGACCTGGCCGAGCGGCTCGGCATCAACCGCACCATCATGGTGTCGGTCATCGACCGCCTCGAGGAGCGCGGTGAGGTCCGGCGCACCCGCAACCCCGACAACCGTCGCCAGTACGTGCTCTCCCTGACGGACGAGGGCCGCCGGGCACTGGACGTCCGGCGGCGTGCGGTGGCCGAGCGGGACGCCCTGCTCACCTCTGTCCTCACCCCCGACGAGACCGCCCGGCTCGACACCCTCCTCGCCCGTCTGCTGCCCGAGTCCGCGCAGTCCCTGGTCCAGGGCACCGAGTACCTGGTGGCCCAGGCCCACCACCGGCTGCGCCGGCTCGGCGACGAGAAGCTGGCCGGCACCGGCCTGCGGGTGCGCCACTACGGCCCGCTGTCCGCCCTGGCGACGTTCGGGCCCTGCGCCCAGCAGCGGCTCGCGGAACTGCTGGCGATCACCGGGCCCGCCGTCTCCCAGCTCGTGGACGAACTGGTCAAGCAGCAGCTCGTACGCCGGGGCCGCGACCCGCACGACCGGCGCCGCTACGCCCTCGAAGTGACCGACACCGGCCGGGAGAAGCTGGACACCGTGGCGCGGGCCGTGGCCGGCCTGGCGGCGGACGTGACGGATCTGCTCGGTTCCGGCGGCACGGAGGAATTGCGCACCCTGCTGCTGAAACTCCTTTCCCCCACCCATTCCGGAAGCGCCTTCTCCGCTATTTCTGCGCCTTCTGTTCCGGCCGGGGGTTGACCCAGCGGGCAAAGGCTGTCACGCTTAATCCAGCGGTTCTCGCATGCCCTTTCCACAATCTTCCAGAAGCCGTACCAAGGCTCTTCATTCCAAACGGAGTGAAGGGCCTTTTTTCATGCGGTCACACCGCCGTGCCCACCACCGAAACCCGCTGTGCACCGCCCCGACGAAGGAGACAGCTCATGGTCGCGACACGGACCGAAGGCATACCCGAACCGGCCGGCGTCCCCGAGGAGATGACCTTCGACGTCATCGTCCTGGGCTCGGGACTGGCCGGCTCCGTGACGGGGACGATCCTGGCCCGGCACGGCGCGAAGGTCCTGCTGGTCGACGCGGCCGCGCACCCCCGCTTCGCCATCGGCGAATCCATGACCCCGCAGCTCGTCGAGTGGATCCACATCCTCTCCGAACGGCACGGGATACCCGAGCTGAAGAGCCTGTCCAGCGTCCAGGCCTCCACCCGGGACATCGCCCCGACGTTCGGCACCAAGGCGCACTTCGGGTTCATGAAGCACGAGGTCGGCAAGGAACCCGATCCCCGGCAGGCGACGCAGCTGGCGCTGCCGAAGATCTTCCACCAGAACAGCCACATGTTCCGCCAGGACAGCGACGCCTTCATGTTCCACGTGGCGATCAAGTACGGCTGCACCCCCCGCCAGAACTGGCGGGCGAGCGAGGTCGACTTCGACGACGACGGCGTGACGGTCCTCGGCAAGAGCGCCGCCCCCGGCGCCCAGCCCGAGCTGTACCGGGCGAAGTACCTGGTGGACGCCTCCGGGTTCCGCTCACCGCTCGCCGACAAGCTCGACCTGCGGGAGAAGCCGGCCCGCTTCAAGCACCACTCCCGGTCGATGTTCACCCACTACGTCGGCATCAAGCGGTTCGACGACGTCAGCGGGCACCCCGCGGCACTCCGCCCGCCGGCCGACTGGCACACCGGCACCATGCACCACCTCATCGAGCGCGGCTGGTTCTGGATCATTCCGTTCGACAATCACGAGAAGTCCCGGAATCCGCTGTGCAGCGTCGCGCTGACCATCGACGAACGCACCTATCCGAAACCCAAGGACCTGTCCCCGGAGCAGGAATTCCAGCTCTTCCTGGACAAATATCCGGCAGTCAAGCGGCAATTCGACGGTGCCACCCGAGTGCGGGAATGGGTGTCCACCGACCGGCTGCAGTATTCCTCGAAACAGACCGTCGGCGACCGCTGGTGCCTGATGTCGCACGCGGCCGGCTTCCTCGACCCGCTGTTCTCCCGTGGGCTGTCGAACACGCTGGAAGTGGTGGACGCGCTGACCTCGCGTCTGGTGACCGCCCTGAAGGACGGCGACTTCTCGGCCGAGCGCTTCGAGTACGTCGAGCGCCTGGAGCAGGGGCTGCTCCAGTACAACGACGAGCTCGTGAACAGCTCGTTCATCTCATTCTCCCACTTCCGACTGTGGAACGCCGTCTTCCGGATCTGGGGTTCCTTCATCACCCCCGGCACCATGCGGCTCACCCGGGCCCGCCTCAAGCATCTGCGCGACGGCCGTCAGGAGCACTTCGACGAGCTGGAGAACGTCCCCCACCCGGGCCTGTGGTGGCCGCAGAGCGACTCCTTCAAGCAGCTGCTGGAGGCCACGGCGGAGACCTGCGAGAAGTACGAGGCGGGTGCGCTGACCGGTGACGAGGCCGCCGACATCGTCTTCAAGCTGATCGACGAGTCCCCGGTCGTCAACCCGGTCTTCGGCTGGAAGGACGAGAGCCGCCGCTTCATCTACCCCTCGACGATGACGATGGCGCGCTTCCTGTACTGGGCCTCCGCGCAGGCGCCGGCCGAGATGAACAGCGTCGGCCGGGAGTTCCTGCTCGGCATCCTCAAGGCCGGCTCCAAGGTCCGCAAGCTCCTCTGACCCGCGCAGCCCCCTCAGACACCGCCAAGAGCCAAGACCCATGAGCCATGAGCCATGAGCCAGGAAGGGATGCCCATGTCCGCAGCAGCGCGGTCACTGACCCGCGCCCCCGAGCAGCGCCGGCCCGTCGATCCCCTGGGCCTGCGCCGTGTGTGCGGCCTGTTCACGACCGGCGTCACCGTGATCACCACCGGATCGGAGGGCGAGGCGGACGGCACGACCGTCAACTCCTTCACCTCGGTCTCCCTGGAGCCCCCGCTCGTCCTGTTCTGTCTGCACCGGCGGTCCCGGCTGCACACCCTGCTGACCGAGAGCGGCGGGTTCACCGTCAACTTCCTCTCCGGCCGCCAGCAGTCGCTGGCCCGGCACTTCGCCGAGCGGCGGCCGGACATGCTCGCCGGGGTCCCGCACCACTTCAGCGCGGACGGACTGCCCGTGCTGAGCGAGGCGCTGGCCCATCTGACCTGCACGACGGTCGACGTCCACACGGCCGGTGACCACGACATCGTCGTCGGCGAGGTGGTGGACCTCGGAGCGCCGGAGCAGGGCCGCGAACCGCTGGTCTTCTTCGACGGTTCGCTGGGGCCGCTGCAGTCCGGCGCCGGCCGGTTCCACCACGCGGCCCCGGACGCGCCGACGACCGCCCGGCAGGCGTCCTGACATGCGGAGGGTGCTCATCGCCAATCGTGGCGAAATCGCTGTCCGTGTGGCCCGGGCCTGCCGGGACGCCGGGATCGCGAGCGTGGCCGTCTACGCGGATCCGGACCGGGACGCGTTGCATGTCCGTGCCGCTGATGAGGCGTTCGCCCTGGGTGGTGACACCCCCGCGACCAGCTATCTGGACATCGCCAAGGTCCTCAACGCCGCCCGTGAGTCGGGCGCGGACGCCATCCACCCCGGCTACGGATTCCTCTCCGAGAACGCCGAGTTCGCGCAGGCGGTCGGGGACGCCGGTCTGATCTGGATCGGCCCGCCCCCGCACGCCATCCGGGACCTGGGCGACAAGGTCGCCGCCCGCCACATCGCCCAGCGGGCCGGCGCCCCCCTGGTCGCCGGCACCCCCGACCCCGTCTCCGGCGCGGACGAGGTCGTCGCCTTCGCCAGGGAACACGGCCTGCCCATCGCGATCAAGGCCGCCTTCGGCGGCGGCGGCCGCGGCCTCAAAGTCGCCCGCACCCTCGAAGAGGTCCCCGAACTCTACGACTCCGCCGTCCGCGAGGCCGTGGCCGCCTTCGGCCGCGGCGAATGCTTCGTCGAGCGCTACCTCGACCAGCCCCGCCACGTGGAGACCCAGTGCCTGGCCGACACCCACGGCAACGTGGTCGTCGTCTCCACCCGCGACTGCTCCCTCCAGCGCCGCCACCAAAAACTCGTCGAGGAGGCCCCCGCGCCCTTCCTCTCCGACACCCAGGTGGAGGAGCTGTACGCGTCCTCCAAGGCCATCCTCAAGGAAGCCGGCTACGTCGGCGCCGGCACCGTCGAATTCCTCGTCGGAGCAGACGGCACCATCTCCTTCCTGGAGGTCAACACCCGCCTCCAGGTCGAACACCCCGTCACCGAGGAAGTCGCCGGCATCGACCTGGTCCGCGAGATGTTCCGCATCGCCGACGGCGAAGAACTGGGCTACGACGACCCCGCCCTGCGCGGCCACTCCTTCGAGTTCCGCATCAACGGCGAGGACCCCGGCCGCGGCTTCCTGCCCGCCCCCGGCACCGTCACCCGCTTCGACGCACCCACCGGCCCCGGCGTCCGCCTCGACGCC from Streptomyces sp. CB09001 includes the following:
- a CDS encoding MarR family transcriptional regulator, whose amino-acid sequence is MLFLRYERDAGRGPVTRTEETAEVPGVLPEALTDFIGYLLRRVHAQFSSTGTGGDADSRDFLVLDALTGHDWESQLDLAERLGINRTIMVSVIDRLEERGEVRRTRNPDNRRQYVLSLTDEGRRALDVRRRAVAERDALLTSVLTPDETARLDTLLARLLPESAQSLVQGTEYLVAQAHHRLRRLGDEKLAGTGLRVRHYGPLSALATFGPCAQQRLAELLAITGPAVSQLVDELVKQQLVRRGRDPHDRRRYALEVTDTGREKLDTVARAVAGLAADVTDLLGSGGTEELRTLLLKLLSPTHSGSAFSAISAPSVPAGG
- a CDS encoding FAD-dependent monooxygenase, whose amino-acid sequence is MVATRTEGIPEPAGVPEEMTFDVIVLGSGLAGSVTGTILARHGAKVLLVDAAAHPRFAIGESMTPQLVEWIHILSERHGIPELKSLSSVQASTRDIAPTFGTKAHFGFMKHEVGKEPDPRQATQLALPKIFHQNSHMFRQDSDAFMFHVAIKYGCTPRQNWRASEVDFDDDGVTVLGKSAAPGAQPELYRAKYLVDASGFRSPLADKLDLREKPARFKHHSRSMFTHYVGIKRFDDVSGHPAALRPPADWHTGTMHHLIERGWFWIIPFDNHEKSRNPLCSVALTIDERTYPKPKDLSPEQEFQLFLDKYPAVKRQFDGATRVREWVSTDRLQYSSKQTVGDRWCLMSHAAGFLDPLFSRGLSNTLEVVDALTSRLVTALKDGDFSAERFEYVERLEQGLLQYNDELVNSSFISFSHFRLWNAVFRIWGSFITPGTMRLTRARLKHLRDGRQEHFDELENVPHPGLWWPQSDSFKQLLEATAETCEKYEAGALTGDEAADIVFKLIDESPVVNPVFGWKDESRRFIYPSTMTMARFLYWASAQAPAEMNSVGREFLLGILKAGSKVRKLL
- a CDS encoding flavin reductase family protein — protein: MSAAARSLTRAPEQRRPVDPLGLRRVCGLFTTGVTVITTGSEGEADGTTVNSFTSVSLEPPLVLFCLHRRSRLHTLLTESGGFTVNFLSGRQQSLARHFAERRPDMLAGVPHHFSADGLPVLSEALAHLTCTTVDVHTAGDHDIVVGEVVDLGAPEQGREPLVFFDGSLGPLQSGAGRFHHAAPDAPTTARQAS
- a CDS encoding biotin carboxylase N-terminal domain-containing protein, with translation MRRVLIANRGEIAVRVARACRDAGIASVAVYADPDRDALHVRAADEAFALGGDTPATSYLDIAKVLNAARESGADAIHPGYGFLSENAEFAQAVGDAGLIWIGPPPHAIRDLGDKVAARHIAQRAGAPLVAGTPDPVSGADEVVAFAREHGLPIAIKAAFGGGGRGLKVARTLEEVPELYDSAVREAVAAFGRGECFVERYLDQPRHVETQCLADTHGNVVVVSTRDCSLQRRHQKLVEEAPAPFLSDTQVEELYASSKAILKEAGYVGAGTVEFLVGADGTISFLEVNTRLQVEHPVTEEVAGIDLVREMFRIADGEELGYDDPALRGHSFEFRINGEDPGRGFLPAPGTVTRFDAPTGPGVRLDAGVESGSVIGPAWDSLLAKLIVTGRTRAEALQRAARALDEFTVEGMATALPFHRTVVRDPAFAPELTGSTDPFTVHTRWIETGFVNEITPFTAPADTEADEESGRETVVVEVGGKRLEVSLPSSLGMSLARTGLAAGARPKRRAAKKSGPAASGDTLASPMQGTIVKIAVEEGQEVQEGDLIVVLEAMKMEQPLNAHKTGTVKGLTAEVGASLTSGAAICEIKD